A single Oncorhynchus nerka isolate Pitt River linkage group LG10, Oner_Uvic_2.0, whole genome shotgun sequence DNA region contains:
- the LOC115135141 gene encoding LOW QUALITY PROTEIN: zinc finger SWIM domain-containing protein 8-like (The sequence of the model RefSeq protein was modified relative to this genomic sequence to represent the inferred CDS: inserted 1 base in 1 codon), which translates to MELMFAEWEDGERFSFEDSDRFEEDSLCSFISEAESLCQNWRGWRKQSAGPNSPTVKIKDGQVIPLVELSAKQVAFHIPFEVVEKVYPPVPEQLQLRIAYWSFPENEEDIRLYSCLANGSPDEFQRGEQLYRMRAVKDPLQIGFHLSATVVSPQAGQSKGAYNVAVMFDRCRITSCSCTCGAGAKWCAHVVALCLFRIHNASAVCLRAPVSESLSRLQRDQLQKFAQYLISELPQQILPTAQRLLDELLSSQSTAINTVCGAPDPTAGPSASDQSTWYLDESTLSDNIKKTLHKFCGPSPVVFSDVNSMYLSSTEPPAAAEWACLLRPLRGREPEGIWNLLSIVREMLKRRDSNAAPLLEILTEQCLTYEQIIGWWYSVRTSASHSSASGHTGRSNGQSEVAAHACASMCDEMVVLWRLAVLDPTMSPHRRLELAAQLKQWHLKVIEIVKRGQHRKSLDKLFQGFKPAVESCYFNWEVAYPLPGITYCSADKKSASFCWARAVQQQRGAKAGLAGDPPEPGGGRSGSSEGGGGDYKGRSPQQEVAVRPKETIVSKRKGLSAGGGGGVLVRLGGSVSLSLEEGSSKGMYKGAGSSSSTGSKAKIAQGGKSSSGGSGVVXGKHQAAKRRTSSEDSSLEPDMAELNLDDGSSLALGAEASNTFDFTPPPPEMLPSPSPLLREPHKYSGGGKGAGNTPKERAFEGKRATLAATLPATESQPAFPTKENAAVIVEAAIAVVNVEAEMNGNEEVAIAGDARPSTSVVTVTAAATKSPHDGRREPGTGAVALPNQAPEGAAGDPVGEDDYQAYFLNSANEEGAERVSENNNEEEPDIFAGIKPLEQEGQMEVLFACAEALHAHGYSNDACRLAVELAGDLLANPPDLKVEQPQTKGKKSKVSTSRQTQVATNTLVKTSFLLTVLSERLELHNLAFSTGMFSLELQRPPASTKALEVKLAYQESEVVALLKKIPLGLVEMTSIRDRAEQLRDGNFCDYRPVLPLMLASFIFDVLCTPVVSPTGSRPPSRNRNNEMPGDEELGFEAAVAALGMKTTVSEAEHPLLCEGTRREKGDLALALMITYKDDQSKLKKILDKLLNRESQTHKPQTLSSFYSSKPAASSQRSPSKHTAHTAHGHGGATGGVSKHAPNATAAAGSSSSSLQAVAAGGAAGQQAGLAGSGVQNNSTAGECVSEAREQDGVQPASCDQPSEAVPFKPEGTVPSRLALGGRGAYSGRCWGSPVRQKKKHTGMASIDSSAPETTSDSSPTLSRRPLRGGWAAASWGRGQDSDSISSSSSDSLGSSSSSGSRRAGGGARAKSTDTSRYKGRRPECHAPHVPNQPSEAAAHFYFELAKTVLIKAGGNSSTSIFTQPSASGGHQGPHRNLHLCAFEIGLYALGLHNFVSPNWLSRTYSSHVSWITGQAMEIGSAALNILVECWDGHLTPPEVASLADRASRARDPNMVRAAAELALSCLPHAHALNPNEIQRALVQCKEQDNVMLEKACMAVEEAAKGGGVYPEVLFEVAHQWYWLYEQTVGGGSGAQREGPGRCGANGGAGRRPPEMGHGVMDNIGNMDSSGVATVTASVTAAAVVPVISVGSTIYQSHALPGSAMAHPHTQGLHPYTTIQAHLPTVCTPQYLGHPLQHVPRPTVFPVSGGAYPQGMHPAFIGAQYPFSVATGPHPPMAATAVTFPGVPVPSMTQIAVHPYHTETGLPLSTTVAGAASFSPFYPVGGVHSGATIQAIQGSSLPGMSSQPVSLVSAPFPSEDEQHSQPISQQGLHYLHSAYRVGMVALEMLGRRAHNDHPNNFSRSPPYTEDVKWLLGLAARLGVNYVYQFCVGAAKGVLSPFVLQEIIMEALQRLNPAHIHAHLRTPAFHQLVQRCQQAYLQYIHHRLIHLTPADYDDFVNIIRSARGAFCLTPVGMMQFNDVLQNLKRGKQTKELWQRISLEMATFSP; encoded by the exons ATGGAACTAATGTTCGCCGAGTGGGAAGACGGAGAGAGGTTCTCCTTCGAAGATTCTGACCGGTTCGAGGAGGACTCGCTCTGCTCCTTCATATCAGAGGCTGAGAGTCTGTGTCAGAActggaggggatggagaaaaCAGTCTGCTGGACCAAATTCTCCTACAGTGAAGATTAAAG atGGTCAGGTCATCCCTCTGGTGGAGCTATCAGCCAAGCAGGTTGCATTCCACATCCCGTTTGAGGTGGTGGAGAAGGTCTACCCTCCTGTCCCCGAGCAGCTGCAGCTCCGCATCGCCTACTGGAGCTTCCCAGAGAATGAGGAGGACATCCG GCTGTACTCGTGTCTGGCTAACGGCAGCCCTGATGAGTTCCAGCGAGGGGAGCAGCTGTACAGGATGAGGGCTGTCAAAGACCCTCTGCAGATAG gTTTCCACCTCAGTGCCACCGTGGTGTCGCCCCAGGCTGGCCAATCAAAAGGGGCGTACAATGTGGCTGTCATGTTCGACCGCTGCCGCATCACTTCCTGCAGTTGCACCTGTGGAGCCGGGGCCAAGTGGTGTGCCCATGTGGTGGCCCTCTGCCTCTTCAGGATCCACAAC GCGTCTGCAGTGTGCTTGCGAGCCCCCGTGTCAGAGTCCCTGTCCCGGCTGCAGAGGGACCAGCTGCAGAAGTTTGCCCAGTACCTCATCAGTGAGCTTCCCCAACAG ATTTTGCCCACAGCCCAGAGGCTTCTGGATGAGCTCCTGTCCTCCCAGTCCACAGCCATCAACACAGTGTGTGGGGCTCCCG ACCCCACTGCTGGCCCCTCAGCCTCTGATCAGAGCACCTGGTATCTAGATGAGTCTACGCTCAGTGACAACATCAAGAAGACTCTGCACAAGTTCTGTGGCCCCTCTCCTGTTGTCTTCAG TGACGTCAACTCCATGTACCTGTCATCCACGGAGCCTCCGGCGGCGGCAGAGTGGGCATGTCTGCTGAGGCCGCTGAGGGGGCGGGAGCCCGAGGGGATCTGGAACCTCCTTTCCATCGTCAGGGAGATGCTCAAGAGGAGAGACAGCAACGCTGCACCCCTACTAGAGATCCTCACTGAGCAGTGTCTCACTTATGAACAG ATCATTGGCTGGTGGTACAGTGTGCGTACTTCGGCATCCCACAGCAGTGCCAGCGGGCACACGGGGCGCAGCAACGGGCAGTCAGAGGTGGCAGCCCACGCCTGCGCCAGCATGTGTGATGAGATGGTCGTCCTGTGGAGGCTGGCTGTCCTAGACCCCACCATGAGCCCTCATAG GCGTTTGGAGCTGGCTGCCCAGCTCAAGCAGTGGCATCTGAAAGTGATTGAGATCGTGAAGCGAGGACAACACCGCAAGTCCCTGGACAAACTGTTCCAGGGCTTCAAGCCAGCCGTGGAGTCCTGCTACTTCAACTGGGAGGTGGCCTACCCACTGCCAGGCATCACCTACTGCAGTGCAGACAAGAAGAGCGCTTCCTTCTGCTGGGCCAGGGCAGTGCAGCAGCAGAGAGGGGCCAAGGCTGGCCTGGCTGGAGACCCCCCTGAACCTGGAGGAGGGAGATCTGGCAGCTctgagggaggtgggggagactaCAAGGGCAGAAGTCCCCAACAAGAAGTGGCGGTCAGGCCCAAAGAGACCATCGTGAGCAAGAGGAAGGGGTTGTCGGCTGGGGGCGGAGGAGGGGTCCTAGTGCGGCTAGGGggcagtgtgtctctctctctagaggagGGCAGTAGTAAGGGGATGTACAAAGGCGCAGGTTCCTCCTCGTCCACTGGGAGCAAGGCTAAGATAGCCCAGGGGGGCAAGTCGTCCTCTGGGGGATCAGGAGTGG GGGGAAAACACCAAGCGGCCAAGCGGCGCACCAGTAGTGAGGACAGCTCCCTCGAGCCTGACATGGCCGAGCTGAACCTGGATGATGGCTCCAGTCTGGCACTGGGTGCTGAGGCCAGCAACACCTTTGACTTCACGCCCCCACCGCCCGAGATGCTGCCCTCACCAAGCCCGCTACTCAGAGAGCCACACAAATACAGTGGGGGAGGGAAAGGGGCTGGAAACACGCCCAAGGAGCGTGCCTTCGAGGGCAAACGGGCCACCCTTGCTGCCACCCTGCCTGCCACTGAATCCCAGCCCGCCTTCCCCACCAAAGAGAACGCTGCTGTCATCGTGGAAGCAGCCATTGCCGTGGTGAATGTGGAGGCGGAGATGAATGGAAATGAGGAGGTGGCCATCGCTGGAGATGCTCGGCCTTCTACCTCGGTTGTTACCGTGACTGCAGCTGCCACCAAGTCACCGCATGATGGCCGCCGAGAACCTGGCACTGGAGCCGTAGCACTGCCCAATCAGGCCCCAGAGGGAGCAGCAGGAGACCCTGTAGGAGAGGATGACTACCAGGCCTACTTTCTGAATTCAGCTaatgaggagggggcagagagagtgtCGGAGAACAACAATGAGGAGGAACCAGACATCTTTGCTGGGATCAAGCCACTGGAGCAGGAGGGCCAGATGGAGGTGTTGTTTGCGTGTGCAGAGGCCCTCCACGCTCACGGCTACAGCAACGATGCCTGCAGACTGGCAGTGGAGCTGGCCGGAGACCTGCTGGCCAACCCTCCAGACCTGAAGGTAGAGCAGCCCCAGACCAAGGGCAAGAAGAGCAAGGTGTCCACCAGCAGGCAGACCCAGGTGGCCACTAACACGTTGGTTAAGACCTCCTTCCTGCTGACGGTGCTGAGCGAGAGGCTGGAGCTCCACAACCTGGCCTTCAGCACGGGTATGTTCTCTCTTGAGCTGCAGAGGCCCCCAGCCTCCACCAAGGCCCTGGAGGTCAAGCTTGCTTACCAGGAGTCAGAGGTGGTGGCTCTGCTGAAGAAAATCCCTCTGGGCCTGGTGGAGATGACGTCCATACGGGACAGGGCCGAGCAGCTCCGAGATGGGAACTTCTGTGACTACAGGCCTGTCCTGCCCCTCATGCTGGCCAGCTTCATATTTGATGTGCTGTGTACCCCAG TTGTGTCCCCCACAGGTTCCCGTCCGCCTAGCCGTAACCGGAACAACGAGATGCCTGGAGATGAGGAGCTGGGCTTTGAGGCGGCTGTAGCAGCACTGG GTATGAAGACCACAGTGAGCGAGGCAGAGCATCCTCTGCTGTGTGAGGGGaccaggagagagaaaggagacttGGCTCTGGCCCTCATGATCACATACAAGGATGACCAGAGCAAGCTGAAAAAG ATCCTGGACAAGCTGCTGAACAGAGAGAGCCAGACCCACAAGCCCCAGACCCTGAGCTCTTTCTACTCCAGCAAGCCAGCTGCCAGCAGCCAAAGGAGCCCGTCCAAGCACACTGCCCACACTGCTCACGGACACGGAGGTGCCACAGGAGGGGTGTCCAAACATGCCCCCAACGCCACAGCTGCAGCcgggtcctcctcctcctccttgcaAGCGGTGGCTGCTGGGGGGGCggcaggacagcaggcaggtctGGCGGGCAGTGGGGTGCAGAACAATTCCACAGCCGGAGAGTGTGTCAGTGAGGCCAGAGAGCAAG ATGGCGTCCAGCCTGCGTCATGTGACCAGCCGAGTGAGGCTGTCCCATTCAAGCCAGAGGGCACAGTGCCGAGCCGCTTGGCGCTGGGAGGACGGGGGGCATACAGCGGGCGCTGCTGGGGCTCTCCTGTCCGCCAGAAGAAGAAACACACAG GCATGGCGAGTATCGACAGCAGTGCTCCTGAGACCACCTCAGACAGCTCCCCCACCCTTAGTCGACGCCCGCTCAGAGGGGGCTGGGCTGCAGCTTCCTGGGGGAGGGGCCAAGACAGTGACAGCATCAGCAGCTCCTCTTCTGATTCGTTAGGCTCCTCCTCATCCAGTGGCTCTCGCAGGGCTGGAGGCGGAGCTAGGGCAAAGAGCACAGACACCAGCAG ATATAAAGGGCGTCGTCCCGAGTGCCATGCACCACATGTGCCCAACCAACCGTCGGAGGCGGCGGCCCACTTCTATTTCGAGCTGGCCAAGACCGTGCTGATCAAGGCCGGGGGCAACAGCTCCACCTCCATCTTCACCCAGCCCTCAGCCAGTGGAGGCCACCAGGGGCCCCACCGCAATTTGCACCTCTGTGCCTTTGAGATCGGCCTGTACGCCCTAGGCCTGCACAACTTTGTCTCACCTAACTGGCTCTCCAGGACCTACTCCTCCCACGTCTCCTGGATCACAG gCCAGGCCATGGAGATCGGCAGTGCTGCCCTCAACATCCTGGTGGAATGCTGGGACGGGCACCTTACCCCTCCCGAGGTGGCATCACTGGCCGACAGAGCATCACGGGCGCGGGACCCCAACATGGTTCGCGCTGCGGCTGAGCTGGCCCTAAGCTGCCTGCCCCATGCACACGCCCTCAACCCCAATGAGATCCAGAGGGCCCTGGTGCAGTGCAAGGAACAG gacaACGTGATGCTAGAGAAAGCCTGTATGGCTGTAGAGGAGGCAGCCAAGGGGGGTGGTGTGTACCCTGAGGTTCTGTTTGAGGTGGCCCACCAGTGGTACTGGCTCTATGAGCAGACAGTAGGCGGGGGGTCAGGGGCCCAGCGTGAAGGCCCGGGACGCTGTGGGGCCAACGGTGGAGCTGGAAGGAGGCCCCCAGAAATGGGCCATGGTGTAATGGACAACATTGGCAACATGGATTCCTCCGGCGTCGCCACGGTGACGGCCTCAGTGACAGCAGCGGCTGTGGTGCCCGTCATCTCTGTGGGCTCCACCATCTACCAATCACACGCCCTTCCCGGCTCGGCCATGGCCCACCCCCACACCCAGGGCCTGCACCCCTACACCACCATCCAGGCCCACCTACCCACAGTCTGCACCCCCCAGTACCTGGGGCACCCACTGCAGCATGTCCCCCGCCCCACTGTATTCCCCGTGTCAGGGGGTGCCTACCCACAG GGAATGCACCCGGCCTTTATCGGTGCCCAGTACCCGTTCTCAGTGGCCACTGGCCCCCATCCGCCCATGGCAGCGACAGCGGTCACCTTCCCCGGTGTTCCCGTGCCGTCCATGACCCAGATCGCCGTCCACCCCTATCACACCGAGACCGGCCTGCCTCTTAGCACCACTGTAGCAG GAGCCGCATCTTTTTCCCCTTTCTATCCAGTAGGTGGCGTCCATTCAGGCGCCACAATCCAGGCCATTCAGGGTTCATCTCTTCCTGGAATGTCTTCTCAGCCTGTCTCATTGGTCAGCGCCCCCTTCCCATCTGAAGACGAGCAGCAtagccagccaatcagccagcaGGGCCTTCACTACCTGCACTCAGCATACAGAGTTG GCATGGTAGCATTGGAGATGCTGGGCAGGAGGGCTCACAACGACCACCCCAATAACTTCTCCCGCAGCCCCCCATACACAGAGGACGTCAAGTGGCTCCTGGGCCTGGCTGCACGGCTAG ggGTGAACTACGTGTACCAGTTCTGTGTGGGTGCGGCTAAGGGCGTGCTCAGCCCCTTTGTCCTTCAGGAGATCATCATGGAGGCTCTCCAGAGACTGAACCCCGCCCACATCCATGCCCACCTCCGCACGCCTGCCTTCCACCAACTGGTGCAGCGCTGCCAGCAGGCCTACCTACAG TACATCCACCACCGGCTGATCCACCTGACCCCGGCCGACTACGACGACTTTGTCAACATCATCCGCAGCGCCCGTGGGGCTTTCTGCCTGACACCTGTGGGCATGATGCAGTTCAACGACGTGCTGCAAAACCTGAAGAGGGGCAAGCAGACCAAGGAGCTGTGGCAGCGCATCTCTCTGGAGATGGCCACCTTCTCCCCATGA